One window of Hypanus sabinus isolate sHypSab1 chromosome 10, sHypSab1.hap1, whole genome shotgun sequence genomic DNA carries:
- the ube2j1 gene encoding ubiquitin-conjugating enzyme E2 J1 gives MEGQYNLRNPAVKRLMKEAQELKDPTEQYHAQPLEDNLFEWHFTVRGPPDSDFDGGVYHGRIVLPPEYPMKPPSIILLTHNGRFEVGKKICLSISGHHPETWQPSWSIRTALLAIIGFMPTKGEGAIGSLDYTPDERKTLAKKSQDFSCEICGSRMRSALLASTESSIPSPADVEAKELAKQINFKAETNISSNTESAPAPAPIINETQDSQVSLQHPSTGTSLQTEDTPELTGDDAHAENQESTQSVPNTTSLSPRQRRTQQQQQARRTTSSYSQVRQPPNTNQIGSTILIVLLTLALAALIFRRIYMANEYRLDYEL, from the exons cTGTCAAGCGTTTAAtgaaagaagcacaagaactaaaaGACCCCACAGAGCAGTACCATGCTCAGCCTTTGGAG GATAATctatttgaatggcatttcactGTCAGAGGTCCTCCAGATTCTGACTTTGATGGTGGTGTATACCATGGCCGAATTGTCCTTCCACCTGAATATCCCATGAAACCACCCAGCATTATTCTTCTAACA caTAATGGAAGGTTTGAAGTAGGAAAGAAGATTTGTCTGAGCATTTCTGGACATCATCCGGAAACTTGGCAACCATCCTGGAGTA tACGGACTGCATTATTGGCTATCATTGGTTTCATGCCAACAAAAGGAGAAGGAGCTATTGGTTCTCTGGATTACACACCTGATGAGAGAAAAACACTAGCCAAAAA GTCCCAGGACTTCAGCTGTGAAATTTGTGGCTCTCGTATGAGGTCAGCCCTGCTTGCATCCACAGAGAGTAGCATTCCAAGTCCAGCTGATGTCGAGGCCAAGGAATTAGCAAAACAAATTAATTTCAAG GCTGAGACAAATATCTCCTCCAATACAGAATCTGCTCCTGCTCCTGCACCAATAATAAATGAAACCCAAGATAGTCAAGTTTCCCTGCAACATCCATCCACTGGCACCAGTCTGCAAACAGAAGATACACCAGAG CTTACTGGAGATGACGCTCATGCTGAGAATCAGGAAAGTACACAAAGTGTGCCTAATACAACGTCTCTGAGCCCTCGACAGCGGCGtactcagcagcagcagcaggcaAGACGAACAACTTCATCATACTCTCAAGTTCGTCAGCCACCTAATACTAACCAAATAGGATCCACTATCCTAATTGTTCTTCTGACATTAGCATTAGCTGCTCTTATTTTCCGAAGGATTTACATGGCTAATGAATACCGACTTGACTATGAATTGTAA